One window of the Bubalus kerabau isolate K-KA32 ecotype Philippines breed swamp buffalo chromosome 9, PCC_UOA_SB_1v2, whole genome shotgun sequence genome contains the following:
- the IRAK1BP1 gene encoding interleukin-1 receptor-associated kinase 1-binding protein 1 has translation MSLQQTPQSRVFVELLPWTDRGRENYLLSDGETLPGLRRPLSSAPAQTPTREVHVSGTAEVSASPDRAQVVVRVSSTKEAAAEAKKSVCRRLDYITQSLRQQGVQSENVTVTKDFKRLENAYHMEAEVCITFTEFGKMQNICNFLVEKLDSSVVISQPQFYHMPGSIDNLRRQACLAAVENARRKAQEVCNLVGQTLGKPLIIKEEETKEWEGQIDDPQSSRLSSSLTVQQKIKSATIHTASKVFITFEVKGREKKKKHI, from the exons ATGTCGTTACAACAGACCCCTCAGTCGCGGGTGTTCGTGGAACTGCTTCCCTGGACCGACCGGGGCCGGGAGAACTATCTGCTCTCGGATGGAGAGACGCTGCCCGGCCTCCGCCGCCCTCTCTCCTCAGCGCCAGCCCAAACTCCCACCCGCGAGGTGCATGTCAGCGGCACCGCGGAGGTGTCTGCGAGCCCTGACCGGGCGCAGGTGGTCGTGCGGGTGAGCAGCACCAAGGAGGCGGCGGCCGAGGCCAAGAAGAGCGTTTGCCGCCGCCTGGACTACATCACGCAGAGCCTCCGGCAGCAGGGCGTGCAG TCAGAAAATGTAACTGTGACAAAGGATTTTAAAAGGCTAGAAAATGCTTATCACATGGAAGCAGAG GTCTGCATTACATTTACTGAATttggaaaaatgcaaaatatctGTAACTTTCTTGTTGAAAAGCTAGATAGCTCTGTTGTCATCAGCCAACCCCAGTTCTATCATATGCCAGGTTCTATTGATAACCTTCG ACGACAAGCCTGTCTTGCTGCTGTAGAAAACGCACGGCGCAAAGCTCAAGAAGTCTGTAACCTTGTTGGCCAAACTCTAGGAAAACCTTTAATAATCAAAGAAGAAGAAACGAAAGAATGGGAAGGCCAAATAGATGATCCCCAGTCATCCAGACTTTCAAGTTCATTAACCGtacaacaaaaaatcaaaagtGCAACAATACACACTGCTTCCAAAGTATTTATAACTTTTGAAgtaaaggggagagagaagaaaaaaaaacacatctga